From one Lasioglossum baleicum chromosome 11, iyLasBale1, whole genome shotgun sequence genomic stretch:
- the Tsp gene encoding thrombospondin isoform X2 yields the protein MRILWASIVVVLLIVCHVDASLIHDKGLTKNLREVWGDGKFAIALSNVKSKKKSPEAMVETLLAAKYGASKKKTMLMIDRRTKRVILESLDEGGHRTAQHIHASNLRDDAPTKNVIVTVHRNEPDARIDVYVDCVYQGTIPLEKRSRESTRADDENGQPIEAFRERRSQAKVYRSSYVDDAFKEENCPEHLTHRNGAITVLSKQEESSDWFTNPDDLDEPDDFDRLNVAERFERSRSRTYSRLQTQSNRHGKDTSEDGRDKYSSLGDIEMDRELDRLDEDEEETDPYGRPISNSKRTPRRGDISIQSLDEKACLTDALLVKTLNELIEATKKIWREIELNRMETQHLRHLIENCAGCRDRPVTPAPITCDHMSPCFPGADCLNTPHGPRCGPCPAGYTGDGYRCAKMVNPCASNPCFRGVRCHDSVDGFRCGACPNGYVGNGTTCVTLNECQLARPCYPGVRCINLHPGYRCEPCPRGYTGTIVEGVGVDYARTHKQICHDVNECLVDNGGCDPYMECINTEGSFRCGPCKPGYQGNQTIGCRRKSHLCADSITTCDENAECVCHDTDRYRCRCHVGWAGTGLICGLDSDSDGMPDGNLRCYDRRCHADNCPLIPNSGQEDADGDGLGDACDPDADNDGVLNPSDNCPLHSNPGQEDTDSDGPDSVGDVCDNCPSVSNPKQEDTDNDGIGDACDDDIDNDGFPNNNDNCPRRKNRDQIDSDQDTIGDACDNCPYNPNTDQLDRDGDGVGDVCDNDNDRDRDGVQDDRDNCPDVPNAGQNDDDRDGKGNECDDDIDNDGVPNHRDNCPYVYNPDQRRANHEHYGDACWNDYDNDTVINVQDNCPNNSMIWATDFRKYVTIPLDPYGVAQEDPVWRINHGGAEIQQLVNSDPGIAIGPDVFSGVDFEGTFFVEDEEDDDWVGFVFSYQDNRRFYIVTWKKGQQTYWMPSPFRAVGEPEIQLKLVNSNTGPGETLRNSLWHNEDTPDQVKILWRDPRKFGWVEKTSYRWQLLHRPRIGLIRFRLYQGTQMVTDSGNVYDSTLKGGRLGVYCFSQEKITWSNLLYTCKETVPRSVWNELPASLKNEVTIEMSNDVQLQKFTHRTGHGFF from the exons ATGCGGATTCTTTGGGCGTCGATCGTCGTGGTGCTTCTGATCGTTTGTCACGTCGATGCCAGCCTCATACACGACAAAG GCTTGACGAAGAATCTGCGGGAAGTATGGGGCGATGGCAAGTTCGCGATCGCCTTATCCAACGTGAAATCAAAGAAAAAGTCACCGGAGGCGATGGTTGAGACGCTTTTGGCAGCGAAGTACGGCGCGTCCAAGAAGAAGACGATGCTGATGATCGACAGGCGGACCAAACGAG TGATCCTCGAGAGCCTCGACGAAGGTGGGCATCGAACCGCGCAGCACATCCACGCGAGTAATTTGCGCGACGATGCGCCCACCAAGAACGTGATTGTGACGGTGCATCGAAACGAACCCGATGCACGGATCGACGTATACGTCGATTGCGTTTATCAGGGCACAATACCGCTCGAGAAACGTTCAAGGGAGTCAACGAGGGCGGACGACGAGAACGGTCAGCCGATAGAGGCG TTCAGGGAAAGAAGAAGCCAAGCGAAAGTGTATCGATCGTCGTACGTCGACGACGCGTTCAAGGAGGAGAACTGTCCGGAGCATTTGACCCATAGAAACGGAGCGATCACGGTTCTCTCGAAGCAAGAGGAATCGTCCGATTGGTTCACGAATCCCGACGACTTGGATGAACCAGACGATTTCGATCGATTGAACGTCGCCGAACGATTCGAGCGGTCACGGTCACGGACTTATTCGCGGTTGCAAACGCAATCGAATCGGCACGGGAAAGACACTTCCGAGGATGGCCGCGACAAATATAGTTCATTGGGCGACATCGAGATGGATCGAGAATTGGACAGACTCGACGAAGACGAGGAAGAAACGGATCCGTATGGTCGACCGATCTCCAATTCCAAAAGAACCCCGAGGAGAGGAGACATATCGATCCAGAGCTTGGACGAGAAAG CTTGCCTCACCGACGCTCTGCTAGTGAAGACTCTGAACGAGCTGATCGAGGCTACGAAAAAGATTTGGAGGGAAATCGAATTGAAC AGAATGGAGACGCAGCATCTACGACATCTAATCGAAAATTGCGCAGGCTGCCGCGACCGTCCCG TTACGCCTGCGCCGATTACTTGCGATCACATGTCGCCCTGCTTCCCGGGCGCCGATTGCCTCAACACGCCGCACGGGCCAAGGTGCGGCCCGTGCCCGGCCGGGTACACCGGCGACGGATATCGATGCGCCAAGATGGTCAACCCTTGCGCGAGCAATCCGTGCTTCCGCGGGGTTCGTTGTCATGACAGTGTCGACGGTTTCAG ATGCGGCGCTTGCCCGAACGGCTACGTCGGCAACGGTACGACGTGTGTCACGTTGAACGAGTGCCAGCTGGCTCGACCTTGTTATCCCGGAGTCCGATGCATTAATCTGCATCCTGGATACAGATGCGAACCCTGCCCGCGAGGGTACACGGGTACAATCGTCGAAGGAGTCGGTGTGGACTACGCCAGGACGCATAAGCAGATCTGCCATGATGTGAACGAGTGTCTTGTCGATAACGGTGGTTGCGATCCGTACATGGAGTGCATCAACACAGAG GGTTCGTTCAGATGCGGCCCTTGCAAGCCCGGCTACCAGGGAAACCAGACGATAGGCTGCCGTCGCAAAAGCCATCTGTGCGCGGATTCGATCACGACCTGCGACGAGAACGCCGAGTGCGTGTGCCACGACACCGATAGATACAGATGCAGG TGTCACGTTGGATGGGCGGGGACCGGACTCATCTGCGGTCTGGACAGCGACAGCGACGGGATGCCGGACGGGAATCTACGGTGTTACGATCGTCGATGCCACGCGGACAATTGCCCGTTGATACCGAACAGCGGCCAGGAGGACGCCGACGGAGACGGGTTGGGCGACGCCTGTGACCCGGACGCCGATAACGATGGCGTGCTAAACCCTTCGGACAATTGCCCGTTGCATTCGAACCCGGGTCAGGAAGACACGGATAGCGACGGACCAGATTCGGTCGGAGATGTGTGCGACAATTGTCCGTCCGTTAGTAACCCGAAGCAGGAAGATACGGACAACGATGGAATCGGCGACGCTTGCGATGACGACATCGATAACGACG GCTTCCCGAACAACAATGACAATTGTCCAAGACGGAAGAACAGGGATCAAATCGATTCGGATCAAGACACGATCGGCGACGCCTGCGACAATTGTCCGTACAATCCTAACACGGACCAGTTGGATCGAGACGGTGACGGAGTGGGAGACGTTtgcgacaacgacaacgacagggACAGGGACGGTGTCCAAGACGACAGAGACAACTGTCCCGACGTGCCCAATGCGGGACAGAACGACGACGATCGCGACGGTAAAGGGAACGAGTGCGACGACGACATCGACAACGACGGAGTACCCAACCATAGGGACAATTGTCCTTACGTGTATAATCCAGACCAACGTCGCGCCAATC ACGAACACTACGGCGACGCCTGTTGGAACGACTACGACAACGACACCGTGATCAACGTTCAGGACAATTGTCCGAACAACAGCATGATCTGGGCTACGGACTTCCGGAAGTATGTGACGATCCCTCTGGACCCGTACGGAGTAGCGCAGGAAGATCCAGTCTGGAGAATCAATCATGGCGGTGCCGAGATCCAGCAGCTGGTCAACAGCGATCCTGGAATCGCTATCG GACCAGACGTGTTCAGCGGCGTGGACTTCGAGGGCACGTTCTTCGTGGAGGACGAAGAAGACGACGACTGGGTCGGGTTCGTGTTCTCTTACCAAGACAATCGTCGGTTCTACATTGTCACGTGGAAGAAGGGCCAACAGACTTACTGGATGCCGTCACCGTTCCGAGCGGTCGGAGAACCTGAAATTCAGTTGAAGCTGGTCAACTCGAACACCGGTCCCGGAGAAACCCTCAGGAACAGTCTCTGGCATAACGAGGACACCCCGGATCAGGTGAAAATACTCTGGAGAGACCCGCGAAAGTTCGGCTGGGTAGAAAAGACTTCGTACAGATGGCAGCTTCTGCACAGACCGCGAATCGGATTGATCAGATTCAGGTTGTACCAGGGTACACAGATGGTTACCGACTCCGGGAACGTGTACGACTCGACGTTGAAGGGTGGCCGGCTCGGTGTCTACTGCTTCTCGCAGGAGAAGATCACCTGGTCGAATCTCCTGTACACGTGTAAAG AAACCGTGCCGCGGTCGGTATGGAACGAGTTGCCAGCCAGTTTGAAGAACGAAGTGACCATCGAGATGAGCAACGACGTTCAACTCCAGAAATTTACGCACCGCACCGGCCACGGCTTCTTTTGA
- the Tsp gene encoding thrombospondin isoform X1 yields the protein MRILWASIVVVLLIVCHVDASLIHDKGLTKNLREVWGDGKFAIALSNVKSKKKSPEAMVETLLAAKYGASKKKTMLMIDRRTKRVILESLDEGGHRTAQHIHASNLRDDAPTKNVIVTVHRNEPDARIDVYVDCVYQGTIPLEKRSRESTRADDENGQPIEAFRERRSQAKVYRSSYVDDAFKEENCPEHLTHRNGAITVLSKQEESSDWFTNPDDLDEPDDFDRLNVAERFERSRSRTYSRLQTQSNRHGKDTSEDGRDKYSSLGDIEMDRELDRLDEDEEETDPYGRPISNSKRTPRRGDISIQSLDEKACLTDALLVKTLNELIEATKKIWREIELNRMETQHLRHLIENCAGCRDRPVTPAPITCDHMSPCFPGADCLNTPHGPRCGPCPAGYTGDGYRCAKMVNPCASNPCFRGVRCHDSVDGFSCGKCPAGYIGDGTRCERRRNGCDSRPCYPEVECESIIHPPYYRCGACPNGYVGNGTTCVTLNECQLARPCYPGVRCINLHPGYRCEPCPRGYTGTIVEGVGVDYARTHKQICHDVNECLVDNGGCDPYMECINTEGSFRCGPCKPGYQGNQTIGCRRKSHLCADSITTCDENAECVCHDTDRYRCRCHVGWAGTGLICGLDSDSDGMPDGNLRCYDRRCHADNCPLIPNSGQEDADGDGLGDACDPDADNDGVLNPSDNCPLHSNPGQEDTDSDGPDSVGDVCDNCPSVSNPKQEDTDNDGIGDACDDDIDNDGFPNNNDNCPRRKNRDQIDSDQDTIGDACDNCPYNPNTDQLDRDGDGVGDVCDNDNDRDRDGVQDDRDNCPDVPNAGQNDDDRDGKGNECDDDIDNDGVPNHRDNCPYVYNPDQRRANHEHYGDACWNDYDNDTVINVQDNCPNNSMIWATDFRKYVTIPLDPYGVAQEDPVWRINHGGAEIQQLVNSDPGIAIGPDVFSGVDFEGTFFVEDEEDDDWVGFVFSYQDNRRFYIVTWKKGQQTYWMPSPFRAVGEPEIQLKLVNSNTGPGETLRNSLWHNEDTPDQVKILWRDPRKFGWVEKTSYRWQLLHRPRIGLIRFRLYQGTQMVTDSGNVYDSTLKGGRLGVYCFSQEKITWSNLLYTCKETVPRSVWNELPASLKNEVTIEMSNDVQLQKFTHRTGHGFF from the exons ATGCGGATTCTTTGGGCGTCGATCGTCGTGGTGCTTCTGATCGTTTGTCACGTCGATGCCAGCCTCATACACGACAAAG GCTTGACGAAGAATCTGCGGGAAGTATGGGGCGATGGCAAGTTCGCGATCGCCTTATCCAACGTGAAATCAAAGAAAAAGTCACCGGAGGCGATGGTTGAGACGCTTTTGGCAGCGAAGTACGGCGCGTCCAAGAAGAAGACGATGCTGATGATCGACAGGCGGACCAAACGAG TGATCCTCGAGAGCCTCGACGAAGGTGGGCATCGAACCGCGCAGCACATCCACGCGAGTAATTTGCGCGACGATGCGCCCACCAAGAACGTGATTGTGACGGTGCATCGAAACGAACCCGATGCACGGATCGACGTATACGTCGATTGCGTTTATCAGGGCACAATACCGCTCGAGAAACGTTCAAGGGAGTCAACGAGGGCGGACGACGAGAACGGTCAGCCGATAGAGGCG TTCAGGGAAAGAAGAAGCCAAGCGAAAGTGTATCGATCGTCGTACGTCGACGACGCGTTCAAGGAGGAGAACTGTCCGGAGCATTTGACCCATAGAAACGGAGCGATCACGGTTCTCTCGAAGCAAGAGGAATCGTCCGATTGGTTCACGAATCCCGACGACTTGGATGAACCAGACGATTTCGATCGATTGAACGTCGCCGAACGATTCGAGCGGTCACGGTCACGGACTTATTCGCGGTTGCAAACGCAATCGAATCGGCACGGGAAAGACACTTCCGAGGATGGCCGCGACAAATATAGTTCATTGGGCGACATCGAGATGGATCGAGAATTGGACAGACTCGACGAAGACGAGGAAGAAACGGATCCGTATGGTCGACCGATCTCCAATTCCAAAAGAACCCCGAGGAGAGGAGACATATCGATCCAGAGCTTGGACGAGAAAG CTTGCCTCACCGACGCTCTGCTAGTGAAGACTCTGAACGAGCTGATCGAGGCTACGAAAAAGATTTGGAGGGAAATCGAATTGAAC AGAATGGAGACGCAGCATCTACGACATCTAATCGAAAATTGCGCAGGCTGCCGCGACCGTCCCG TTACGCCTGCGCCGATTACTTGCGATCACATGTCGCCCTGCTTCCCGGGCGCCGATTGCCTCAACACGCCGCACGGGCCAAGGTGCGGCCCGTGCCCGGCCGGGTACACCGGCGACGGATATCGATGCGCCAAGATGGTCAACCCTTGCGCGAGCAATCCGTGCTTCCGCGGGGTTCGTTGTCATGACAGTGTCGACGGTTTCAG CTGCGGAAAGTGTCCAGCCGGGTACATCGGCGACGGGACACGGTGCGAACGACGCAGGAACGGCTGCGACAGTCGGCCTTGCTACCCGGAAGTGGAGTGCGAGTCGATCATTCATCCTCCGTATTACAG ATGCGGCGCTTGCCCGAACGGCTACGTCGGCAACGGTACGACGTGTGTCACGTTGAACGAGTGCCAGCTGGCTCGACCTTGTTATCCCGGAGTCCGATGCATTAATCTGCATCCTGGATACAGATGCGAACCCTGCCCGCGAGGGTACACGGGTACAATCGTCGAAGGAGTCGGTGTGGACTACGCCAGGACGCATAAGCAGATCTGCCATGATGTGAACGAGTGTCTTGTCGATAACGGTGGTTGCGATCCGTACATGGAGTGCATCAACACAGAG GGTTCGTTCAGATGCGGCCCTTGCAAGCCCGGCTACCAGGGAAACCAGACGATAGGCTGCCGTCGCAAAAGCCATCTGTGCGCGGATTCGATCACGACCTGCGACGAGAACGCCGAGTGCGTGTGCCACGACACCGATAGATACAGATGCAGG TGTCACGTTGGATGGGCGGGGACCGGACTCATCTGCGGTCTGGACAGCGACAGCGACGGGATGCCGGACGGGAATCTACGGTGTTACGATCGTCGATGCCACGCGGACAATTGCCCGTTGATACCGAACAGCGGCCAGGAGGACGCCGACGGAGACGGGTTGGGCGACGCCTGTGACCCGGACGCCGATAACGATGGCGTGCTAAACCCTTCGGACAATTGCCCGTTGCATTCGAACCCGGGTCAGGAAGACACGGATAGCGACGGACCAGATTCGGTCGGAGATGTGTGCGACAATTGTCCGTCCGTTAGTAACCCGAAGCAGGAAGATACGGACAACGATGGAATCGGCGACGCTTGCGATGACGACATCGATAACGACG GCTTCCCGAACAACAATGACAATTGTCCAAGACGGAAGAACAGGGATCAAATCGATTCGGATCAAGACACGATCGGCGACGCCTGCGACAATTGTCCGTACAATCCTAACACGGACCAGTTGGATCGAGACGGTGACGGAGTGGGAGACGTTtgcgacaacgacaacgacagggACAGGGACGGTGTCCAAGACGACAGAGACAACTGTCCCGACGTGCCCAATGCGGGACAGAACGACGACGATCGCGACGGTAAAGGGAACGAGTGCGACGACGACATCGACAACGACGGAGTACCCAACCATAGGGACAATTGTCCTTACGTGTATAATCCAGACCAACGTCGCGCCAATC ACGAACACTACGGCGACGCCTGTTGGAACGACTACGACAACGACACCGTGATCAACGTTCAGGACAATTGTCCGAACAACAGCATGATCTGGGCTACGGACTTCCGGAAGTATGTGACGATCCCTCTGGACCCGTACGGAGTAGCGCAGGAAGATCCAGTCTGGAGAATCAATCATGGCGGTGCCGAGATCCAGCAGCTGGTCAACAGCGATCCTGGAATCGCTATCG GACCAGACGTGTTCAGCGGCGTGGACTTCGAGGGCACGTTCTTCGTGGAGGACGAAGAAGACGACGACTGGGTCGGGTTCGTGTTCTCTTACCAAGACAATCGTCGGTTCTACATTGTCACGTGGAAGAAGGGCCAACAGACTTACTGGATGCCGTCACCGTTCCGAGCGGTCGGAGAACCTGAAATTCAGTTGAAGCTGGTCAACTCGAACACCGGTCCCGGAGAAACCCTCAGGAACAGTCTCTGGCATAACGAGGACACCCCGGATCAGGTGAAAATACTCTGGAGAGACCCGCGAAAGTTCGGCTGGGTAGAAAAGACTTCGTACAGATGGCAGCTTCTGCACAGACCGCGAATCGGATTGATCAGATTCAGGTTGTACCAGGGTACACAGATGGTTACCGACTCCGGGAACGTGTACGACTCGACGTTGAAGGGTGGCCGGCTCGGTGTCTACTGCTTCTCGCAGGAGAAGATCACCTGGTCGAATCTCCTGTACACGTGTAAAG AAACCGTGCCGCGGTCGGTATGGAACGAGTTGCCAGCCAGTTTGAAGAACGAAGTGACCATCGAGATGAGCAACGACGTTCAACTCCAGAAATTTACGCACCGCACCGGCCACGGCTTCTTTTGA